A region from the Candidatus Persebacteraceae bacterium Df01 genome encodes:
- the metK gene encoding methionine adenosyltransferase: protein MKNYLFTSESVSAGHPDKIADQISDALLDAILRQDDEGMLSRVACETLVKGDGDSAIGKRVILAGEVRASTELADVESIVRDVINHIGYNHSDYGFDGNTCIIENYLGRQSVDIAMGVDKLGAGDQGIMFGYACRETPSLMPLPIDLSHRLMRRHDEVRRSGRLPWLRPDAKSQVSVRYQNGVPTQVEAVVLSTQHAPEINGKTVIVNDQRIREAVIEEIIKPVISPQLLATDCAFHINPTGLFVLGGPAADCGLTGRKIIVDTYGGAAPHGGGAFSGKDPTKVDRSAAYALRHIAKNIVAAGLANVCQIQAAYAIGVAEPVSVMIDTRGSGDDEKLAILVRERFDLTPSGIIERLNLWNPIYQPAAAYGHFGRDDADGLFTWEAIGLLDDLR, encoded by the coding sequence GTGAAAAATTATCTGTTCACATCCGAATCCGTTTCCGCTGGTCACCCTGATAAAATTGCTGACCAGATATCTGATGCCTTGTTGGATGCTATTTTGCGCCAAGACGATGAGGGTATGCTTTCACGTGTCGCTTGTGAAACGTTAGTAAAGGGTGACGGTGATTCGGCAATTGGCAAGCGCGTCATTCTTGCTGGTGAAGTGCGTGCCAGTACGGAGTTAGCTGATGTCGAAAGCATTGTTCGTGATGTGATTAACCACATCGGTTATAACCATTCTGATTACGGGTTTGATGGCAATACTTGCATTATTGAAAATTATTTAGGGAGGCAGTCCGTTGACATCGCTATGGGCGTTGACAAACTAGGTGCTGGCGACCAGGGTATTATGTTTGGCTACGCTTGTCGTGAGACACCGTCGTTGATGCCATTGCCGATTGATTTGTCGCACCGTTTGATGCGTCGTCATGATGAAGTGCGCCGTAGTGGTCGCTTGCCTTGGTTGCGGCCGGATGCCAAGTCGCAGGTATCTGTGCGCTATCAAAACGGTGTTCCCACGCAGGTGGAAGCGGTGGTATTGTCTACCCAGCATGCGCCAGAAATTAACGGTAAAACGGTAATTGTCAATGATCAGCGTATTCGCGAAGCGGTAATTGAAGAAATTATCAAGCCTGTCATTAGCCCACAATTGCTTGCTACTGATTGTGCCTTTCACATTAATCCTACTGGATTGTTCGTTCTGGGAGGCCCTGCAGCTGATTGTGGCCTGACTGGACGCAAAATTATTGTGGATACTTATGGCGGTGCTGCACCACACGGTGGTGGGGCTTTTTCGGGTAAGGATCCGACCAAGGTAGACCGTTCCGCTGCTTATGCGTTACGCCATATTGCCAAAAATATTGTTGCCGCAGGCTTGGCAAACGTGTGCCAAATTCAAGCTGCTTACGCGATTGGCGTTGCCGAACCAGTTAGTGTGATGATTGATACGCGTGGCAGTGGTGATGATGAGAAGCTGGCGATTTTGGTGCGTGAGCGTTTTGACTTAACTCCCAGCGGAATTATTGAGCGGCTGAACTTGTGGAATCCCATATATCAACCTGCTGCCGCCTACGGTCATTTTGGTCGTGACGATGCTGATGGATTATTTACCTGGGAGGCTATAGGACTTTTGGATGATTTGCGCTAA